One Trueperaceae bacterium genomic window carries:
- the msrA gene encoding peptide-methionine (S)-S-oxide reductase MsrA gives MSEPTLHTTTLGGGCFWCLDAVYRGVEGVHESVAGYAGGHAPHPTYADVCTGTTGHAEVVRLTYDPAVVTFDDLLNVFFSVHDPTTKDRQGADVGPQYRSIVLAESDAQAEAARAKIAALDAEGVFGAAIVTEVERLETFHPAEGHHQNFFANNPGQGYCAAVIAPKVAAFRARHADLLKPNRATPGSTGGA, from the coding sequence ATGTCCGAACCCACGCTCCACACCACCACCCTGGGCGGCGGCTGCTTCTGGTGCCTCGACGCCGTCTACCGCGGCGTCGAAGGCGTCCACGAGAGCGTCGCGGGCTACGCCGGCGGGCACGCCCCGCACCCGACGTACGCCGACGTCTGCACCGGCACGACCGGCCACGCCGAGGTCGTGCGGCTCACGTACGACCCTGCGGTCGTCACGTTCGACGACCTCCTGAACGTCTTCTTCTCGGTCCACGACCCCACGACGAAGGACCGCCAGGGGGCGGACGTCGGGCCGCAGTACCGCTCGATCGTGCTGGCGGAGAGCGACGCGCAGGCGGAGGCGGCCCGCGCGAAGATCGCCGCCCTCGACGCCGAGGGGGTGTTCGGGGCGGCGATCGTGACCGAGGTGGAGCGCCTCGAGACGTTCCACCCGGCCGAAGGCCACCACCAGAACTTCTTCGCCAACAACCCCGGACAGGGGTACTGCGCGGCGGTCATCGCACCGAAGGTGGCGGCGTTCCGCGCGCGCCACGCGGACCTGCTGAAGCCGAACCGCGCGACGCCCGGGTCGACCGGCGGGGCTTGA
- a CDS encoding Ig-like domain-containing protein: protein MDTRSLGEGVAHITFEAFDGLGRAAQPVDTWVRIDRTPPTAVVEAPPQASGRFPVVVAFSEPVQALRARHLDVDGGVATHVDGDGAVYVVDVVPDRNADDVRVAVDVGVVRDAAGHANARSDVVTVVHDPPRWTRLVDGVPTRWVARAALR from the coding sequence GTGGACACCCGCTCCCTCGGGGAGGGGGTCGCGCACATCACCTTCGAGGCGTTCGACGGCCTTGGGCGGGCCGCGCAGCCCGTCGACACGTGGGTCCGGATCGACCGCACCCCTCCGACCGCCGTCGTCGAAGCACCGCCCCAAGCGAGCGGACGGTTCCCCGTCGTCGTGGCCTTCTCCGAACCGGTCCAGGCGTTGCGGGCGCGCCACCTCGACGTCGACGGCGGCGTGGCGACGCACGTCGACGGCGACGGCGCGGTCTACGTCGTCGACGTCGTACCCGACCGGAACGCCGACGACGTGCGCGTCGCCGTCGACGTGGGCGTCGTCCGCGACGCGGCCGGACACGCGAACGCGCGCTCCGACGTCGTCACCGTCGTCCACGACCCGCCACGATGGACGCGCCTCGTCGACGGCGTGCCGACGCGCTGGGTCGCGAGGGCCGCCCTGCGCTGA
- a CDS encoding 7TM-DISM domain-containing protein — MHDGGARCRGPAVRWVAVALVVLGLSGAYAAEHLGYYEDVEGTVPLEQVPDAPFTPVERGVARGYGDLATVHWFEVRVVPDVAERWYLLHLRPHHVDDVRLYELRGGGLRHVETVGMYADAVSDPRNPGLAGFVLEPGPAPATYFVAISTRDSMAVSMQVLGASEARRVFLRTAVLSIAYVALALAAIFATVASFAFHRDPIFLAFAVAQAVWLASFTLLEGYPVFGSVWGAPVGPAFDVSIPLATLAANLFHGTVFARYGTRRFAAWGFGPWAATSAVAATLVAAGFVTAGLQVNGVAVVATPFVQLIGAASLLERHPRPNGVIVAYAVLGLVTLGWVGSLVGATQPSPLTEWAPLAYGISTLALMFSIVVQFEREAYARLHEAERQVQAWRARRDAERRARAQRVEVLDAIDHDVRNAFGVIGMNVPWSGLPPKARSRSEAAFHAVEQGLDRMRQLEARADQAADEGPWERRYVVAGLRELVMQRYATSDAVAVTGDRSLAVRVDPYAFENAFGELLDNAAKYAAPGTRPAVSVQRRPGAGSGATWIASVCVSNDVSHDAALDVERVFDRHYRGDHGASLPGEGMGLGVARSFVHRLGGTIEVTFEKGVFEVWIRLPAEA; from the coding sequence ATGCACGACGGAGGCGCGCGGTGTCGAGGTCCGGCCGTCCGGTGGGTGGCCGTCGCGCTCGTGGTTCTGGGGCTCTCGGGTGCGTACGCGGCCGAGCACCTCGGCTACTACGAGGACGTCGAGGGGACGGTGCCGCTCGAGCAGGTTCCGGACGCGCCGTTCACGCCGGTCGAGCGGGGCGTCGCGCGCGGGTACGGCGACCTGGCGACGGTGCACTGGTTCGAGGTCCGCGTCGTCCCGGACGTGGCGGAGCGGTGGTACCTTCTGCATCTTCGACCGCACCACGTCGATGACGTCCGTCTGTACGAGCTCCGCGGTGGGGGTCTTCGCCACGTGGAGACGGTCGGGATGTACGCCGACGCCGTGAGCGACCCACGCAACCCGGGTCTGGCGGGGTTCGTGCTCGAGCCGGGACCGGCGCCGGCGACGTACTTCGTCGCGATCTCGACCCGCGATTCGATGGCGGTGTCGATGCAGGTCCTGGGGGCCTCCGAGGCCCGCAGGGTGTTCCTTCGCACGGCGGTTCTGTCGATCGCCTACGTGGCGCTGGCGCTGGCCGCAATCTTCGCCACGGTGGCGTCGTTCGCGTTCCATCGCGACCCGATCTTCCTGGCGTTCGCGGTCGCGCAAGCGGTCTGGTTGGCGTCCTTCACGCTGCTCGAGGGGTACCCGGTGTTCGGGTCGGTCTGGGGGGCGCCCGTCGGGCCGGCGTTCGACGTGTCCATCCCGCTGGCGACGCTGGCGGCCAACCTGTTTCACGGCACGGTCTTCGCGCGATACGGGACGCGCCGATTCGCGGCGTGGGGGTTCGGGCCGTGGGCGGCGACGTCCGCGGTGGCCGCGACGCTGGTGGCGGCGGGGTTCGTCACGGCCGGGCTGCAGGTGAACGGGGTCGCCGTCGTTGCGACGCCGTTCGTGCAGTTGATCGGGGCGGCGTCGCTCCTCGAGCGGCACCCTCGGCCGAACGGCGTGATCGTGGCGTATGCGGTGCTCGGACTGGTGACGCTCGGCTGGGTCGGATCGTTGGTGGGCGCGACCCAACCGAGTCCGTTGACGGAGTGGGCTCCGTTGGCGTACGGCATTTCGACGCTCGCGCTGATGTTCTCGATCGTCGTTCAGTTCGAACGGGAGGCGTACGCACGGCTCCACGAGGCGGAGCGTCAGGTGCAGGCGTGGCGCGCCCGACGCGACGCCGAACGGCGGGCTCGGGCGCAGCGCGTGGAGGTCCTCGACGCCATCGACCACGACGTGCGCAACGCCTTCGGCGTGATCGGCATGAACGTGCCGTGGTCGGGCCTTCCCCCGAAGGCGCGCAGCCGGAGTGAGGCGGCGTTCCACGCCGTCGAGCAGGGGCTCGACCGCATGCGGCAGCTCGAGGCGAGGGCGGACCAGGCCGCCGACGAGGGGCCGTGGGAACGGCGCTACGTCGTCGCCGGTCTGCGCGAGCTCGTGATGCAGCGCTACGCCACGTCGGATGCCGTCGCCGTGACGGGGGACCGGTCGCTCGCCGTACGGGTCGATCCGTATGCCTTCGAGAATGCCTTCGGCGAGCTGCTCGACAACGCCGCAAAGTATGCTGCTCCCGGTACCCGTCCGGCGGTCTCGGTGCAACGACGGCCCGGCGCCGGGTCCGGCGCGACGTGGATTGCGTCGGTCTGCGTGAGCAACGACGTGTCGCACGACGCGGCGCTCGACGTCGAGCGCGTCTTCGATCGGCACTACCGCGGCGATCATGGGGCGTCGTTGCCGGGTGAAGGCATGGGCCTTGGGGTCGCGCGGTCGTTCGTGCATCGCCTGGGCGGCACGATCGAAGTGACATTCGAGAAGGGGGTATTCGAAGTATGGATCCGACTTCCAGCGGAAGCGTAG
- a CDS encoding response regulator transcription factor → MEDHADLAASIVDVLVDAGWDARAFPSAETFRHALATFTPDVAVVDLNLPGEDGVSLTQFLRSAQPRMGVVMLTARTSELDRRVGYEAGADVYVAKPARPDELTTIVGRMLERLRGGAGPRGVEAPYRLDVERLVLVGPDGTEVPLLPREASLVQRLAEAGASGLTSEAIRELEPGASVSKGSIEVRITRLREKLEGAGLSRRLVVAIRGVGYRLAERVVVSDPAPGGPSALRDPNQTDDN, encoded by the coding sequence GTGGAGGACCACGCGGATTTGGCGGCGAGCATCGTGGACGTCTTGGTGGATGCCGGGTGGGACGCGCGCGCGTTTCCGAGTGCGGAGACGTTCCGGCACGCGCTCGCGACCTTCACGCCCGACGTCGCCGTCGTGGATCTGAACCTTCCGGGGGAGGACGGGGTGTCGCTGACGCAGTTCCTGCGGAGCGCCCAGCCCCGCATGGGGGTCGTGATGCTGACGGCGCGGACGTCGGAGCTCGATCGGCGCGTCGGGTACGAGGCGGGCGCCGACGTGTACGTGGCCAAGCCGGCGCGGCCGGACGAGTTGACGACGATCGTGGGGCGCATGCTCGAACGCCTCCGCGGGGGGGCCGGGCCGCGCGGCGTCGAGGCGCCCTACCGCCTCGACGTCGAACGTCTGGTCCTCGTTGGGCCCGACGGAACGGAGGTGCCGCTCCTTCCGCGCGAGGCGTCGCTCGTGCAGCGGTTGGCGGAGGCCGGCGCGAGCGGGCTCACCAGCGAGGCGATTCGAGAGCTGGAACCGGGGGCGTCGGTCTCGAAGGGCTCGATCGAGGTGCGCATCACGCGCCTTCGCGAGAAACTCGAGGGTGCGGGGTTGTCGCGTCGGTTGGTCGTCGCGATTCGCGGCGTCGGCTACCGCTTGGCCGAGCGGGTCGTCGTGTCCGACCCCGCGCCGGGCGGGCCGTCGGCCCTTCGGGACCCCAACCAAACCGACGACAACTGA
- the msrB gene encoding peptide-methionine (R)-S-oxide reductase MsrB has protein sequence MNDDPRDAGFDPTALTDDDWRERLDDAAYRVLRHEATERPGSSPLNDEWRPGRYVCAACGHPLFDASVKFDAHCGWPSFHTALPGAFETKTDYHVGYARTEYHCAKCGGHHGHVFEDGPDPTGLRYCSNGVALRFVPDGGA, from the coding sequence ATGAACGACGACCCGCGCGACGCCGGCTTCGACCCGACCGCCCTGACCGACGACGACTGGCGCGAACGCCTCGACGACGCCGCCTACCGGGTGCTGCGCCACGAGGCGACCGAACGCCCCGGCAGCAGCCCCCTCAACGACGAGTGGCGGCCCGGACGCTACGTCTGTGCCGCCTGCGGGCACCCGCTGTTCGACGCGTCGGTGAAGTTCGACGCGCACTGCGGCTGGCCGTCGTTCCACACCGCGCTCCCCGGCGCGTTCGAGACGAAGACCGACTACCACGTCGGTTACGCCCGCACGGAGTACCACTGCGCGAAGTGCGGCGGGCATCACGGGCACGTCTTCGAGGACGGACCGGACCCGACGGGGCTGCGCTACTGCAGCAACGGCGTCGCGCTGCGCTTCGTGCCCGACGGCGGCGCCTGA
- a CDS encoding Ig-like domain-containing protein: MRTVRGTATFAALLTLLAMGSVQAETTPCDLLMGGTYDAATGTCYLTFGQNKSVTLDVPGGIDTLDVYLQGGSGGGAFANSNHGYGGQGGRVRGRVGVTPGQQLHIVTGYMDAFSGGSGGGYSGCSRGGGGGRASGVFDGNRARSNEALLVAGGGGGAAGSQHCKHNFASNGGHSFNNRTNISWRSIGSRGGGGRGGSFDTATNGGGTGGGGAGGGAGGRGGTSGSRSTAGGGGGSAYRDGRVAAYAFGRGNNFKDVAGNTPWASIRYDAGVSVLSLVRGDANPTNASRVRFDVTFSEAVGGVDADAFVPTGDVGGSIVGVAGDGASYEVTVDLDAGDEGVAGLRVRADAGITSLATNLGLVADHDTGETYDVDVTPPHVEDGSIAVTGASSADGFAVGDALTLTWDDAASGEAFGYARIAVDLAEVEGPSDAAAVSSSDGWTTTYDVPAGDDAWRDAALHVTVEDAAGNVTDVPSAVLVNVDGIVPEVRPTALQIAGGTGPGGGYQVGDQVSVTWAAAAEGAGVHAVHADLSAFGQGADVALVSTSDTTWTGTWEVTQTVDATVDVEVRATRPSGNEGTATVPVRVASLDDSVVRVAAPAAVSTEHPEAFISVELRDARGGAMGASAGTVELTTDRGTLGEVEDRGDGRYTAVLTAAPEAGGGTATIAATLDGAPIDATATVRVDFAAPVVSAGDVTVTGATGPDGRYRIGDVLTITWNDPEAGGANADVEAVTVDASALGGADDVAATAAGSTWTAAYTVANTGVAGDALRIGLRVRDGSGNVATASRVAELAVDAAAPVVTRENLRTSGGTGTNGAFRAGDVVTATWRAGATGDGNVDVSSVTLDFGAVGGPTSAPATQDGDTWRAAWTLPDPLAVDRSDATIGLTADDAAGNVTTFSSSPFEVDGVAPTVTSAALTVQGASAAGGVFKVGDVVEVRWDDGPSGDANADTIAGVEVDFGAFGGPERRTATREGDAWVATHPLGVGTLSATDLAVGVHVRDDAGNTASAATPEAIAAYTVAPSTPTPVVLGPGDGSTGSARVREGDAPVLATADVRPTLAGRVDPGTTVTLFVDGVAHTTFAPDADGAWDYTFPDAFEDGAYEVQIAATAPGIANTSPPSEPVRLLIDTKPPDAPPVPSVVAPSGTDVRPEAGDARYVTSDPNQTISGSGEVEADVVLYVRPAMGAAAEPASARAVATRAAAASPPTAPSTSAAANDGWSEVGDAPIDPEGSWTFAFPDGGLREGDNDVAAVVRDAAGNLSPMSGSIVVHLDTARPTLALRTPAEGDGAVAVPTQATLPVSGTSVGLADGAVVRIVADDATQRVEAEAVVENDAWQATVDLTPLDDGPLTLRATATDRAGNAAEPRTLELVKDVVRPTVRLEGPEGVEGAFEVTVVFSEAVHGFEAADVAIEAAAVAEVRAADGGTTYRLSIDDVELGERVTIAVPEGVAHDSAGNASHASDVLEIRTGSPASAFEAHRDTVEAWLDEAARDDLERTVAAASARLDPRHWAVPGGASAQACAAAGASRTDADPGGCSGPSVDVWSAGEVRGGGADAEGRVRVRVPRGPAGRAWRVAAGYAVDTFAEDAVAAADVEVGWTRTSLATSSAARFGVAWRADVRARERRDDALAGASTTMGASLMTYATRRPWPGVEVRGLALVRANRVGLDVADDEVRLLAVARGTTAVVALQVEGRAPLEGARFVPRAEIAAGRTWPGAAQVDAEAYGRRTSGLVADVDGAWMASWVMRPHWTSAPFGVGTDRATWQVSAAPGVACRWSDVPSAAPRLPCEPDLEVSLTRSREGSGGAWETNVTAALDGGGYGLTIATRGTFRGSVGP, from the coding sequence GTGCGTACGGTCCGAGGGACGGCGACCTTCGCGGCGCTCCTCACCCTGCTTGCGATGGGGTCGGTCCAGGCGGAGACCACCCCCTGCGACCTGCTCATGGGCGGGACCTACGACGCGGCCACGGGCACCTGTTACCTGACCTTTGGACAAAACAAGTCGGTGACCCTCGACGTGCCGGGAGGGATCGACACCCTCGACGTGTATCTGCAAGGGGGTTCCGGCGGGGGTGCCTTCGCAAACTCCAACCACGGGTATGGGGGCCAGGGCGGGCGCGTCCGGGGGCGCGTCGGCGTCACGCCGGGCCAGCAACTTCACATCGTCACCGGGTACATGGACGCCTTCAGTGGTGGTTCGGGGGGTGGCTATTCGGGATGCTCGCGGGGCGGCGGCGGCGGCAGGGCCTCCGGCGTGTTCGACGGCAACCGCGCGCGCAGCAACGAGGCGCTGCTGGTCGCCGGCGGCGGCGGGGGGGCGGCGGGATCCCAACACTGCAAGCACAACTTCGCCTCCAACGGAGGCCACAGCTTCAACAACCGCACGAACATCTCTTGGAGGTCCATCGGGTCGCGTGGAGGTGGTGGACGCGGCGGCTCCTTTGATACCGCGACCAACGGCGGTGGGACCGGCGGGGGTGGCGCCGGTGGCGGTGCCGGAGGGCGAGGTGGCACGTCGGGTTCGCGCAGCACCGCCGGAGGGGGCGGCGGCTCCGCCTACCGCGACGGTCGCGTCGCCGCCTACGCGTTCGGTCGTGGCAACAACTTCAAGGACGTCGCGGGGAACACCCCGTGGGCGTCGATCCGCTACGACGCGGGCGTCAGCGTGCTCTCACTGGTGCGGGGCGACGCGAACCCAACCAACGCTTCGCGCGTGCGCTTCGACGTCACCTTCAGCGAGGCCGTCGGCGGAGTCGACGCCGACGCCTTCGTTCCCACCGGCGACGTGGGAGGAAGCATCGTCGGCGTCGCGGGCGACGGCGCCTCGTACGAGGTGACCGTCGACCTCGACGCCGGCGACGAAGGGGTCGCCGGACTGCGCGTTCGCGCCGACGCCGGCATCACCTCCCTCGCGACGAACCTGGGGCTGGTGGCCGACCACGACACCGGCGAGACGTACGACGTCGACGTCACGCCTCCGCACGTCGAGGACGGATCGATCGCCGTCACGGGGGCGAGCTCCGCCGACGGGTTCGCGGTGGGCGACGCGCTGACGTTGACGTGGGACGACGCGGCCTCGGGGGAGGCCTTCGGGTACGCCCGGATCGCCGTCGACCTCGCCGAGGTCGAGGGGCCGTCGGACGCCGCCGCGGTCTCGTCGAGCGACGGGTGGACGACGACGTACGACGTCCCGGCCGGCGACGACGCCTGGCGCGACGCCGCGCTCCACGTCACCGTGGAGGATGCGGCCGGCAACGTGACGGACGTCCCCAGCGCCGTGCTCGTGAACGTCGACGGGATCGTGCCGGAGGTTCGCCCCACCGCGCTGCAGATTGCCGGCGGCACCGGTCCCGGCGGCGGCTACCAGGTCGGTGACCAGGTGAGCGTGACGTGGGCCGCCGCGGCGGAGGGCGCCGGCGTCCACGCCGTCCACGCCGACCTGAGCGCCTTCGGGCAAGGGGCCGACGTCGCGCTCGTGTCGACCTCCGACACCACGTGGACGGGCACGTGGGAGGTGACGCAAACCGTCGATGCGACGGTCGACGTCGAGGTCCGCGCCACCCGCCCGTCGGGCAACGAGGGAACGGCCACCGTCCCGGTCCGCGTCGCTTCGCTCGACGACTCCGTCGTTCGCGTCGCCGCTCCGGCGGCGGTGTCGACCGAGCACCCTGAGGCGTTCATCTCCGTCGAACTGCGCGACGCACGTGGCGGCGCGATGGGCGCGAGCGCGGGGACCGTGGAGCTCACCACCGATCGGGGGACGCTCGGAGAGGTCGAGGACCGAGGCGATGGGCGCTACACGGCGGTGCTGACCGCCGCGCCGGAGGCGGGGGGTGGGACCGCGACGATCGCCGCGACGTTGGACGGTGCGCCCATCGACGCGACGGCGACGGTGCGGGTCGACTTCGCGGCGCCCGTCGTGTCGGCCGGCGACGTCACGGTCACCGGGGCCACGGGCCCCGACGGGCGCTACCGGATCGGCGACGTTCTCACGATCACCTGGAACGATCCCGAGGCGGGCGGCGCCAACGCCGACGTCGAGGCGGTCACGGTCGATGCGTCGGCGCTCGGAGGGGCCGACGACGTCGCCGCGACCGCCGCGGGGAGCACGTGGACCGCCGCGTACACCGTCGCGAACACCGGTGTGGCCGGAGACGCCCTGCGGATCGGTCTGCGCGTGCGCGACGGGTCCGGAAACGTCGCTACGGCGTCGCGCGTCGCCGAACTCGCGGTCGACGCCGCCGCCCCGGTCGTGACGCGCGAGAACCTGCGGACGTCGGGCGGGACGGGCACGAACGGAGCGTTCCGGGCGGGCGACGTCGTGACCGCCACCTGGCGGGCGGGGGCGACCGGGGACGGCAACGTCGACGTCTCGAGCGTGACCCTCGATTTCGGGGCGGTGGGGGGCCCGACGTCCGCGCCCGCCACGCAGGACGGGGACACCTGGCGTGCCGCGTGGACGCTGCCCGACCCGTTGGCGGTCGACCGGTCGGACGCCACGATCGGCCTCACGGCCGACGACGCGGCGGGCAACGTCACGACGTTCAGCTCGTCCCCCTTCGAGGTGGATGGCGTCGCGCCGACCGTGACGTCGGCCGCGCTGACGGTCCAGGGCGCGAGTGCCGCCGGTGGGGTCTTCAAGGTGGGCGACGTCGTCGAGGTGCGCTGGGACGACGGGCCGAGCGGCGACGCGAACGCCGACACGATCGCCGGAGTGGAGGTCGACTTCGGGGCGTTCGGTGGTCCGGAGCGGCGGACGGCGACGCGGGAGGGCGACGCCTGGGTCGCGACCCACCCGCTGGGGGTGGGAACGTTGAGCGCGACCGACCTCGCGGTCGGGGTCCACGTGCGGGACGACGCAGGGAATACCGCATCCGCCGCGACGCCGGAGGCGATCGCCGCCTACACCGTGGCGCCCTCCACCCCCACGCCGGTCGTCCTCGGCCCGGGCGACGGGTCGACGGGATCGGCCCGGGTCCGGGAGGGGGACGCACCGGTCCTCGCCACGGCGGACGTGCGCCCCACCCTCGCCGGCCGCGTCGACCCCGGGACCACCGTGACGCTGTTCGTCGACGGGGTGGCGCACACGACGTTCGCGCCCGATGCGGACGGGGCGTGGGACTACACGTTCCCCGACGCCTTCGAGGACGGCGCCTACGAGGTCCAGATCGCGGCGACGGCGCCCGGCATCGCCAACACGTCCCCGCCGTCCGAACCGGTACGGCTGCTGATCGACACGAAGCCTCCCGACGCCCCTCCCGTCCCCAGCGTCGTGGCGCCTTCGGGGACCGACGTACGTCCAGAGGCGGGCGACGCCCGCTACGTCACGAGCGACCCCAACCAAACGATCTCGGGCAGCGGGGAGGTGGAGGCGGACGTCGTTCTGTACGTGCGGCCGGCGATGGGGGCCGCCGCCGAGCCCGCGTCGGCGCGCGCCGTCGCAACGCGCGCTGCGGCGGCCAGTCCCCCGACCGCCCCCTCCACGAGCGCCGCCGCGAACGACGGCTGGTCGGAGGTGGGGGACGCCCCCATCGATCCCGAGGGATCGTGGACCTTCGCCTTCCCCGACGGGGGTCTCCGGGAGGGGGACAACGACGTGGCGGCCGTCGTGCGCGACGCCGCCGGGAACCTCTCGCCGATGTCGGGATCGATCGTCGTGCACCTCGACACCGCCCGCCCGACCCTGGCGTTGCGGACGCCCGCGGAGGGGGACGGCGCCGTCGCCGTACCGACGCAGGCGACGTTGCCGGTCTCCGGAACGTCGGTCGGGTTGGCCGACGGCGCCGTGGTCCGGATCGTGGCGGACGACGCGACCCAGCGGGTGGAGGCCGAGGCCGTCGTCGAGAACGACGCCTGGCAGGCCACGGTCGACCTCACGCCACTCGACGACGGCCCACTGACGCTGCGGGCCACCGCGACCGACCGCGCCGGCAACGCTGCGGAGCCGCGGACCCTGGAGCTCGTCAAGGACGTCGTGCGTCCGACCGTCCGTCTGGAGGGCCCCGAGGGGGTCGAGGGGGCGTTCGAGGTGACGGTCGTCTTCTCCGAGGCCGTGCACGGATTCGAGGCCGCCGACGTCGCCATCGAGGCTGCGGCGGTGGCGGAGGTCCGTGCCGCCGACGGCGGCACGACCTACCGGCTCTCCATCGACGACGTCGAGCTCGGGGAGCGCGTGACGATCGCGGTCCCCGAAGGCGTCGCCCACGATTCGGCGGGGAACGCCAGCCACGCCTCCGACGTGCTCGAGATCCGTACCGGGAGCCCCGCGTCGGCGTTCGAAGCGCACCGCGACACCGTCGAGGCGTGGCTGGACGAGGCGGCGCGCGACGACCTGGAACGGACGGTCGCTGCGGCGAGCGCGCGCTTGGACCCCCGCCACTGGGCCGTTCCCGGCGGAGCGTCCGCGCAGGCCTGCGCCGCCGCTGGGGCGTCGCGAACCGACGCCGATCCCGGCGGGTGCTCCGGCCCTTCGGTCGACGTCTGGAGCGCCGGCGAGGTGCGCGGTGGGGGCGCCGACGCCGAGGGGCGCGTGCGGGTGCGGGTGCCACGAGGTCCGGCGGGTCGAGCGTGGCGGGTGGCGGCCGGGTACGCCGTCGACACGTTCGCCGAGGATGCCGTGGCGGCCGCCGACGTCGAGGTCGGCTGGACGCGTACGTCGCTCGCGACGTCGAGCGCAGCCCGCTTCGGGGTGGCGTGGCGCGCCGACGTGCGCGCACGGGAACGGCGCGACGACGCCCTGGCCGGCGCGAGCACCACGATGGGGGCGTCGCTGATGACGTACGCGACCCGACGTCCGTGGCCGGGCGTCGAGGTCCGCGGGCTCGCCCTCGTGCGCGCGAACCGCGTCGGTCTCGACGTCGCCGACGACGAGGTTCGCCTGCTCGCCGTCGCCCGCGGGACCACGGCGGTGGTGGCCCTCCAGGTCGAGGGGCGAGCCCCGCTGGAGGGTGCGCGCTTCGTGCCCCGCGCCGAGATCGCTGCCGGGCGCACGTGGCCTGGAGCGGCGCAGGTCGACGCGGAGGCCTACGGACGCCGAACGTCCGGTCTCGTCGCCGACGTCGACGGCGCCTGGATGGCCTCCTGGGTCATGCGTCCGCACTGGACGTCGGCCCCGTTCGGGGTGGGCACCGACCGCGCGACGTGGCAGGTGTCGGCGGCGCCGGGCGTGGCGTGCCGGTGGTCGGACGTCCCGTCGGCCGCACCCCGTCTCCCCTGCGAGCCCGATCTCGAGGTGTCGCTGACCCGGAGTCGGGAGGGCTCGGGCGGCGCGTGGGAGACGAACGTCACCGCGGCGCTGGACGGCGGTGGGTACGGGCTCACGATTGCGACGCGCGGAACGTTCCGCGGCTCGGTCGGTCCCTGA
- a CDS encoding dienelactone hydrolase family protein: protein MNDDPHGPLAPLEAGAAPDDADAALVLIHGRGAAPDDLAPLANLLLEGRTARVAVRLPRAAGSVWYPRRFVEPEAVNQPWLDSARAKVGATLDALAAAGIDPARTVLGGFSQGACLATDVAARRGTPLGAVLAFAGGLIGETLDGTAYAGDLAGTPAFLGSADPDPHIPTGRVEESAEILRGLGAEVEVRLYPGLGHTIGADQLEVGRALVARAFGETDA, encoded by the coding sequence GTGAACGACGATCCCCACGGGCCGCTCGCGCCCCTCGAGGCCGGCGCCGCCCCCGACGACGCGGACGCCGCCCTGGTCCTGATCCACGGGCGCGGCGCCGCCCCCGACGACCTCGCGCCCCTCGCGAACCTGCTGCTCGAGGGCCGCACCGCCCGCGTCGCGGTCCGCCTCCCCCGTGCGGCGGGATCGGTCTGGTACCCCCGCCGCTTCGTCGAGCCCGAGGCCGTGAACCAACCGTGGCTCGATTCGGCGCGCGCGAAGGTCGGCGCGACCCTCGACGCGCTCGCCGCGGCCGGCATCGACCCCGCCCGGACGGTCCTGGGGGGCTTCAGCCAGGGCGCCTGCCTCGCGACCGACGTCGCCGCCCGCCGCGGGACGCCGCTCGGCGCGGTGCTGGCGTTCGCCGGCGGCCTGATCGGCGAGACGCTCGACGGAACCGCGTACGCCGGCGACCTGGCCGGCACGCCGGCGTTCCTCGGCAGCGCCGACCCCGACCCGCACATCCCGACCGGGCGGGTCGAGGAAAGCGCGGAGATCCTCCGGGGCCTCGGCGCGGAGGTCGAGGTGCGGCTGTACCCGGGGCTGGGGCACACGATCGGCGCCGACCAACTCGAGGTCGGGCGGGCGCTCGTCGCCCGCGCGTTCGGGGAGACGGACGCCTGA
- a CDS encoding 8-oxo-dGTP diphosphatase has translation MIPSTLVYVVRGDAVLMLRKARGHQKGKWNGLGGKAEPGEMPEACAVREVREEAGLEVTDLRYRGLIVFPRFDGLNDWYVWIYLASADGTPVGGDEGEVAWIDRADLATLELHEGDRVFLPWLWQRDRTFSARFDYEDGAFRGHEVAFHPGGMRGGSGSVGRVEG, from the coding sequence ATGATTCCGAGCACCCTCGTGTACGTCGTGCGGGGGGACGCGGTGTTGATGCTCCGCAAGGCGCGGGGCCACCAGAAGGGCAAGTGGAACGGGTTGGGGGGCAAGGCGGAGCCCGGCGAGATGCCCGAGGCGTGCGCGGTGCGCGAGGTGCGCGAGGAGGCGGGCCTCGAGGTGACCGACCTGCGCTACCGAGGCCTCATCGTGTTTCCGCGCTTCGACGGCCTGAACGATTGGTACGTGTGGATCTACCTCGCGTCGGCCGACGGCACGCCGGTGGGGGGCGACGAGGGCGAGGTCGCGTGGATCGACCGCGCCGACCTCGCGACGCTCGAGCTGCACGAGGGGGACCGGGTCTTCCTGCCGTGGTTGTGGCAGCGCGACCGGACGTTCTCGGCGCGCTTCGATTACGAGGACGGGGCGTTCCGGGGGCACGAGGTGGCGTTCCATCCTGGGGGGATGCGCGGGGGATCCGGGAGCGTCGGGCGCGTCGAGGGGTAG